The Pediococcus inopinatus region TAAAAACGGCTAATGATGCGCACCCCTCAATTGTCAAACGGGGTGGTGGCGCTAAAAAAATGCGCATCCGGAAATTAACTCACCAGTTTATTTCACTTGATATCTTTATTGATACGAAAGAGGCTATGGGCGCCAACATGATTAATTCCATGCTGGAGGCAGTGGTCACTTATTTGCAAAGTGATTTACAGCAAAATAGTTTGATGGCGGTTTTAAGTAATTTATCCGACGAATGTCTTGCAACAGCTACTTGTCAGATTCCAGTAACCAGTTTGACTACTAATCAGTTAAGCGGGAAAACAGTGGCGGATCGCATTGCCCTGGCTAGTTTAGCAGCTCAAGTAGATCCGTATCGAGCCGCGACCCATAACAAAGGAATTATGAATGGTGTCGATGCAGTCGTGATGGCAACGGGCAACGATTGGCGTAGTATGGAAAGTGGGACGCATGCCTACGCATCCAAAAATGGGCAGTATCAAGGCCTGAGTGATTGGCAAGTTGTTGATGACAACCTGGTTGGAAAACTAACATTGCCGATGCCAGTCGGATTTGTTGGTGGGTCGATTAAGATTAATCCCCAGGCGCAATTGGCGCATAAACTCTTACAGATTAATTCTGTAAAAGAACTAGAAGAAGTAATTGTCAGTGTTGGATTGGCGCAAAATTTGGCGGCTTTAAATGCGTTAGTTTCTGAAGGAATTCAACGGGGCCATATGCATTTGCAGGCAAAATCCCTTTTATTAGGTGTGGGAGCTACCAACGCCGAATTAACGCAGGCCCAACTGGCACTCGAAAAAGTACCGGTGATGGACGTACGCGCGGCAAAACAGGTGTTAAAAAAGTTACGAAATGAAGGAGAAATTAATGAGTAATGAACAGCTTAACGCTGAGGTAACAAAGCTATTTGAACAGATTAATGAAATGATTCCAGAAGAATTGGTTGTGCAATATGGCAATCAAAAGTCTGGCTATGTCCGTTATGATCAATCGTATCAAACAGCGGAAAATGGGCAGCTGATTATTCACGTGCAGGATGTCACAGCGCCGAATTATACAGTTTCACATGAACTTTTGCACAAATTAATGGAAGTTAAAAAGTTTCCGCAAATTCAATTTCGTTTAACTAGTGGTAATCGGGAATTTGATGAGCAATTAATGATTATCACGACTGCGCTATATGATGCGGTGCTCCATTTGAATATTTATGAGTGGCAACGAAAACAT contains the following coding sequences:
- a CDS encoding hydroxymethylglutaryl-CoA reductase, degradative, yielding MNLNHFYKQKYAGRLAILQAQLGLDEQDLELIARSRTIKGDQIIENYLTDFSIPEGVAVNFLINGQEKVVPMVTEEPSVVAATSHGAKMTLAGGGIQVQVTERLMMGQVLMAKVPDSDQLVSQLTQHETEILKTANDAHPSIVKRGGGAKKMRIRKLTHQFISLDIFIDTKEAMGANMINSMLEAVVTYLQSDLQQNSLMAVLSNLSDECLATATCQIPVTSLTTNQLSGKTVADRIALASLAAQVDPYRAATHNKGIMNGVDAVVMATGNDWRSMESGTHAYASKNGQYQGLSDWQVVDDNLVGKLTLPMPVGFVGGSIKINPQAQLAHKLLQINSVKELEEVIVSVGLAQNLAALNALVSEGIQRGHMHLQAKSLLLGVGATNAELTQAQLALEKVPVMDVRAAKQVLKKLRNEGEINE